The nucleotide sequence cactatcatcctgcactgaaatcattgagtaagtttttgctggtgctgaccagctacctaacttccaaatacatgcaaaatggggattctggaagttgggatgaggatctgggagactttgacggttgactgggaattctcatgtggtgcaccagattcggtatctatcccactatcatcctgcactgaaatcattgagtaagtttttgctggtgctgaccagctacctaacttccaaatacatacaaaatggggattctggaagttgggatgaggatctgggagactttgacggttgactgggaattctcatgtggtgcaccagattcagtatctatcccactatcatcctgcattaaaatcattgagtaagtttttgctggtgctgaccagctacctaacttccaaatacatgcaaaatggggattctggaagttgggatgaggatctgggagactttgacggttgactgggaattctcatgtggtgcaccagattcggtatctatcccactatcatcctgcactgaaatcattgagtaagtttttgctggtgctgaccagctacctaacttccaaatacatgcaaaatggggattctggaagttgggatgaggatctgggagactttgacggttgactgggaattctcatgtggtgcaccagattcggtatctatcccactatcatcctgcactgaaatcattgagtaagtttttgctggtgctgaccagctacctaacttccaaatacatgcaaaatggggattctggaagttgggatgaggatctgggagactttgacggttgactgggaattctcatgtggtgcaccagattcggtatctatccctctatcatcctgcactgaaatcattgagtaagtttttgctggtgctgaccagctacctaacttccaaatacatacaaaatggagattctggaagttgggatgaggatctgggagactttgacggttgactgggaattctcatgtggtgcaccagattcggtatctatcccactatcatcctgcattaaaatcattgagtaagtttttacGGTTCGTGGCCAAACCCCCAACTTCCATTTTGCCTGCATACCAAATAAACTTCCTAgagcaaatattatatataaaattctcaaaattgtggtctggatcaatttttttattccctaatatttattcttatatatatttttgagtattttaattatattatgcaattaaatatcttttttcaCTTCTTTTTGTGGAGGTATTTTACTCTGTATTAACTGTCATTTTGAAATTGCTCAGTTGTGCTCTTTTTGGGTATGATTTTTGAGTTGGGTAAAAATTTCAGGGTAGTCCGCCATATTGGTGCAGTTTTGTTTTATTCAGCCGGCTGGGAAATTGGTTTCTTGTGAATAATTAAGTGAAAAGTTGCAAAAACTTGGTGAAAATTGTGTTTTGTGACTCCAAGAACCACCGTTGAGGGATAAAGTGTGCAGGTACATTgagattttcactttttcacggGTATTTTGGGTTGAAAACTGAGCACGTTCTTCAGGGGAAAGTACCTCAGTTTTGAGTCAATTTTCCGAGGGTTATTGCATTTCTGGAATAGGGTTTTCTATGGAAAAGTCACCGAGGGTGTCTAGTGAAGTGAAATCAGTGATAGAAAGGGATAATTTCCCAGTGGATGGGGTGAAAATGGGTGGGTGGCTTCTGACCCTTCTGACGCTTTGCGAGATCTTTTGTATAGCCCAAGATGGCGGCGTCTCTCAAGGCCGCCTTCGATTTTGCCATTTTCATTCGCgttgaatttttattgagaCAATTTTCGGGCTATTTTTGGCCTAGAAGACACACTAATTTTCCGCCCTTTCTTTTGTCCGTGTCTTCAGTGACGATGGCCGAGACGTCAGAGACTAACATCATCAAATTGAGGGGATTACCGTGGAATGTGACGGTAAAGGAGATCAAGGAGTTCCTGAAGGACGTGGAATTTGTGAATGGGGACGATGGCATCCACTTGGTGACCTCCCCAAGGGATGGTCGTCCCAATGGGGAGGCCTTTGTGGAGTGTGCCAGCGAGAAGGACTTCAATCTGGCCTTTGAGTACAACAAGAACGTCATGGGGCACCGGTACATCGAAAGTAAGTCCATTTTTGTCCTCCCTATCTTCCATTTACAGCTTCCCTAGGGCAGTGGGCACTATCTTTAAGGGGTTTCCTCGGGATCATGAGGAAAAGTGCATTTAGGAATGtaccaaaaaaagaaaaattcctatacAGGTATGGAACGAGTCGATGCCTTGGAATTCCAGGAAGAGATGCTTAAATTAAAGTCCCATCCCACAGCGATTTCCGAGGAATCGGATACCGAAGTGGTGAAAGATACCAAAGAAACCAATGGCACAAATGAATCGACTCAATCTATGGAAGTTACAGAATCGAGCCCTGGATCATGCCCGGAAATTTCGGGTTTGACCATCTCTGGGGAGGCAACGGATGAAGATAGAGAATCCAAAACTGCCGAGGATGGTGCCGTTTCGGCTGTCGGCACCGAAGAAAATCCCGGCAGTGTCTCAGATAAGCCCGATGGcaagaaagaagaagaaaaaaaggggaCTCCGGAAAAGGCTCCGGAGGCTAAAAAGAAGGAAGATGGAAGTGCCAAGGCTCAGCCGGAAAAGCCAAAGTGCTCAGCAAAGACGGCTAAGCGTAAAGAAGAGAGGAAGAGGGCCAAATTGAGGCAAAGGCAATTAGCTGCGAAATACGGAATACCGTACAATTCGCCACTTTTTTCCCGTAAGTAACTGCCCCCAGAAAGGGTTGGGATCTTGGGTTCTCCTTCACCAGAAATAGTTGCTGACTGTCCAAAGGGAGGGCTTGATTTGGATAGAAGCCTAGGCCTTCAAGATTGaactttatgtttttattttgtttggGATTTCCCTGGTTTCCTAAAGCCCTTTTCCTCTTGGTTGTAGGTTGTCAAAAATTTAGGGAAAGGTGGGAAGTGAAACAAACTAAACTAGGAgacacaaaatttataaatatttagaaaaatatgaaaaaaattcgCTGAACTATGTGAAAGTGTCCTATGCTGGCTTCAGACTGCAggcttatacgagcttcagacctaagacttagccataaggcttaactcctctagattcttatcagtcgaaaattttcggaaaattttcacttagATATGGactattaaaagaattaatctatttgaatcagaagaacaaattaaattggttgctatttagaattttgagaccttcggaaactaggctaaacctctagtctgaagacggtcttagcccagttccagaaggtctcaaaaatctaaatagcgagcgattttattgatttttcaaaatctaatggatcatttgccctcaATATCAAATTCCaaacaacaatttcttaaaagaaTTGTGCCTGATAAGTAATTAGAGGAGTTAATCCAGATGGCTAAGccataggtctgaagcccgtactaTTCTCCCCTATTACCTGATATTTTTATTGAtccttgaaaaaaataatatgctGAGGatcaacattttatttattttttttattttagatattttatttagaaatctttaaaaaaaagtttactatggagtgatattttttttgtgatgtttAAGTGACGGACAAAATATTAATAGGACCATCATTGTAAACATAAAGACATTTCCAAAAACAATCAAAATTTCACCAAAACGGTTTTGAAATAGGCTCAAAAAAGTGTTTGATCCTTGActgccaaaattcaaaattggaatttttttggGTCatctgttttcgaaataaaccgaaaactaatttcaatgaggtcaaaggaaaattaaaaaaaaagataccggccaaaatcctgaaaactaaAAATCCAGAAGAGACAATATCCTGAATGGATCGAAAAcgcgaatgggtcgaaatccagaAAGAATCAAAATATCGAATagccaaaaattccgaaaaccgaaATCTTGAATGACCCAGGGGGATGTGTGGAATAATGTCTCAGAGCACACAAAATTTCCCATTGCCTTCAACAAAGTGCTAGTGTGCAATTGcggaaatcattttaaaaattcgggaggTTAGCcctattttggcttttcggaatttcgacccaaTCAGGATTTTaactctcgggattttggctttagggattttgatcgagagccaaaaaaatatttcatttttttaaagttggGTCACTGAAGACGGAAAATTAATATCTCTTATAGTTCGATCTCTAGTCCggtaacaatttaaaaaaaaagcagattTATAGAAGCAAAAAAATTCTCAGATAAGTCCTAGATAAATTAGAAGTAAATTACGATTCAGAACGATAAGATAAGATACGATAAGAACGATGCCGTTATTATtcttgaaaaaatcaaaaatgatattttaagatttaaacAAAGTACCAAGCGTGGCATCTCTGGATTGAAGATAATCAACAAAATCataaaagattaattttttgGATGAAACTAATGGTTATAGAAAATGCTGGGCGTAGTGCCTTCCGTACAAGAGTTTTTGTTTGAatcaatcactgagaaaaaaaacgagggtgcgattaactttttttcctcataactctaacactttttgggtgtaaaaatatatcaacattatttaatgttaattttacactttttaagggtaaaatcaacgtgaatgaagggtaactttaacccataatatacctaaaaagggtaatatttacaccgttttcggatcaatactgcagggtaaaattaacatttcctgaatattattttaactatttcggatttctctcagtgatggtaCACAACAGTaagggagattggggcaaaaagtcacaaattgaaaatttcaaaattcaatatcttcccagataaaagagatagaggcttaaaatttttttccatagacgGCCTCCATAAATCTTCTTCAAAGTTGTAAGATTCTtgagaattcgaacaaggaatttagaaaaaaaaataaatttttagccttgtttttgaaatattttccttacagcagatattaatttttacctatacttattttccaaaattgatgtacttgtgaatatttcctaaacatCAATGCCAtggtgtcgccgcttgttgtttccattggtcaaacgatttggagttttttgtgtgtgtttttttttctaaaatagcttgaaaagtatttttatcattcagatagagaaaacgaaGTTAAATttgtgtagaggaataaatttcctatgaaaatatgtcatctaagtatttttttaaatttacggaagcccttagtaaagcgaatcaaaattgataatacccaatgtctcgtactatttgccccagcatttttgagaatggtcacacaattaccttttagaaaacggctcgataaatgtatttcctaaCAAAATAGagagtaaatttcctataaaattgtggtaattaaaaatttctggggcgctaggatagcttgtaaaaatataaaatatccgttttgtcgGGGAGTAGGTATGACCGTTAAgaattcgcgattttggcttttggaatttcagcCTTTTCGGTATTTTCACTATTTGGGATTTCTCGCCTTTATAGTTTTTAAtgatagaattttctttttttttcgctgTAAATTTTGTAGTAATGACATtatcggatttttttttcacgcctaatttgctaaaatatattttttaatcggGTTATGTAttatgaatatatttttcaaagcaataaataaataaagatagACGAATTTTAGATATTAGACTAGGGAAAtgcgcgctatcttcggacgataTAAGCttaaacaattcaattttttttaagttttagagggtaatgttgcttggaaccttgtaaaaactttatcgtctttattttctctaaaatcattcttaatacattttaaaatgaaaaaaaatgtagacatagcattagTGGCCTATtccgaccaccttcattctcatagttccttgtccttccggaattcttccaatgccttttcagatcatcttgctcgtagaagcgatattttttgttattttgtgcattgtataatttgtctagagtatacaaaaactaaaaattcatggaaatttgaggaataaaaaatgtggccggaattgaaagctggccgtaatttggcacacttcccctaaattaatttggcctattgtattattatattttaatagctagtccaatgcctcaaattttcagaaaagagctatgtgTGAAATTAATAAGGAACGtagagaaaaaatttaattgtccgaagcttgcgTCGTCTGAATTTAGAGAGCTTTCTCCTAATGTCCACCGCCGTCGTATGTTGGTTGGTAACCTCCAGATCAAAACGGTCAACCTTTCAcgcatttggattttttttgcattttgttcaatattttgtccttataaagatttatttttaaatcaggCGTGAATAATGACCCACTGTTCCCCTAAAAATTTTGTcttaaatgcattttttctcttaaaataaaagattttaacTTTAAGAGAATCCAGAACAAAATGCTGACTGGATTTTTTCGTTGCAGTTTTTGCTGCAAGACCTGATGAATTCGAGACAATCATGAGGAAACAATGTGTTGTCCAGGCGGAAACCTTTGTGAAACTCCGTGGATTGCCGTACAGTGTTTCACCGAATGAAATTGAGACATTCTTTGAAGGTAAGTCCAACGTTAACAGTAATTATTTCTTCATCACATCTCCAGTTCACAaagaacaacaacaacaaaaaatgtttcTATGATAAATTTCTctcgcttctttttttttggaaagaagaaaaaaaagaagaaaaatctcatgtgaaaaattttattacaattattttttgataGAAGTAATAATTGAGAAAAGGGGGAATCTTGGTGGCTCTTTGTTGGATACCCCGGAAGTTTTATCATTCCTTTGGATATATTcttcattttaaaagaaaacacaAAATGGTTTATTGATGGATTTATATTGAGAGATTTTCTTGGTTATTTGGTATACAGTTTATCGAGtcccattttttattatttttggtaAAATCGTAATCTCTCAAAGGACAAAAACAAAAGGTTTAGAAAAAGTTTAAGGATTTTGGTCAATTTGATAGTATATTTCTTGTTGGGACGTTTTGGTTTTGGATGGGTTTCTTcttgaagaaacttttttcttacGTATAAGcatcttcaaaattttcaaaatttgattttttaaaaggtcTTTTTTAAAGTATTGCCACTTGttagaagatgaaaaaaaaattattggagATGCGAAAGGAAAATGTatcaaaagatatttttttttttaatttaaaaaaaggagagaatacattttcttaaatttgaaaaaaacaaaaaataatgcatGAGAGAGTGAGAGGAAGGAGAATCTTTGATTAAAATGAAGACCTTTACTGAAAACCTGGGTGGATGGAAATGAAACGCAGGGTTGGAGCTTAAGCAGGACCGAGGCAGTATTCATATTGTGATGGACAACCGGGGGCGCGCAACGGGTGAAGCGTTTGTACAATTCGTTAATCCGGATGACACTGAGAAGGCTCTGAAGAAAAATCGGGAGAAAATTGGGCACAGGTGGGTGTGTGGGTTTACTttatgaaaatccaaaaaaaaaaaacaaacagaaTCTCAATCACTTTTTTTAGTGTAAtcatctttattattattattttttttaattcctctaTTTATCATaagtataaataatttatttttcataattttttaaaagatgtgtaattatttttttaatttatttaaaaaaaaagtaattttaaaaggtgtttgaataatttttaaaagtttattttttgatttactatcattagatattttttgagtattttttttcttttctaaaattagttgttttttttaatgtaaatggGTAACTGATTTTGTTTTCTTGTCTTGATCACACAATTTGCGTAAAGAGAAGAAAGAGAAAAGAAGCAGTATTACTATACtgagttatttttctttttaaattgataaaatctCTTTTCTCTACACATATTttataaagcatttttttttaatcaaataatatttactaatttttACTCTCTACTGTTACCTGTTAtacagataattttttttcttttttgcaatACAATTAACTCTCTCGatttaataaatttgcaaaGTAAATTGTGCTAATTGGAAACAACAAAAACTATTTAGCAGCGAATGGAAGAACGCAAGAAGAATAAAACGCGATTTTCCATAATTCTTTTCACTATCATTCAGAGTGTAATgttttgatttttgttttaattgaaGGTCGCAATGCGATATAGAAGTTGTTGTGGCTTTTGTATTTCAATGATTGCAATTGAATCGAGAGGGTTAATACTGAAATCACATAAAAGTCAAATTACATTATAGAATAGAGattattcttttattcttttggtcttttttttaaattaaacttggCAATTAATTGGGTTTAGGTTTAATATTGCCACTAATTGTCTGAATTGACCATGAAATTGTGTTGgagtgtgaggttatgttggacataaccttaaaaaaattcTAGGGCAAGTTTTGGTTAGGTAGggccttatggtgtctacacactggaagcaattttcatcaaaaaatgcctttttaaaaaattctgacgtttctgcctacaagagtaggggaaattttctttaaaaaggcattctTTTAAAGACATtactcctagtgtgtagaggccattaaggaagAAAGAATAAAGGAAACAAATATTATAGGAAATattcacagtaaaaaaaattaacactattatagtgttaatatacttattatgcatataaatatttgatgttctatatgacttttgccaatgaaaagcatctcgacagaagtatatgtcttaaacggaaattcaacaatttttacaaaacttttgtttaaaaattcaacaactttggttgaaatacacaaggcttcatactataatagtgtgaaatattATGATCAaagatcaaactataatagcgttaatttttgatcatgtgacaaaaaataccataaagttgtgtatttttttacactataataatgtgaaaaactataatcatactacaATAGTGCAATTAGAATAATTTGAGTGTTGCTAGATATATGCGATATGATCAGGATAGGGGGAATATGATCGTTTTGAATTggaacagctttgaaattgggctttttctcctattttgaaATAGAACTGGATTTTACAATGATgtattttagcttcacaaaccaattgtgaagctaaattacaccatgataaggctcaattcaatttataaataggagtaaaaaagcccaatttcaaatgtgccccaatTCAATGGTGCCCTAATCCCTCCAaatgttataaatttttattcaaaaattaagatttttttcaattcagagaattttttaaattaattgaaagttataaaaacatcaaaatactCGTAATAGGCTTCATACTCTTTTTTGTTTGTAGGTTAATTATTGAGGAAGTTTTTAGGTTAAGactaaaacggtcttcagacaaAAGTTTTAGTCCAGTTTCCAGAGGCCTCAAAATCTTCAATATAAAcctattttattggtttttcagaaacCATTGAGTCAGTTTCCCTGAATTCCCTCCaatcttaagtcaaaattttcccaaaaaccctGACTGACAAGGAATTAAAGAACTTAAGCCTCAGGGCTAAAACCAGGATACCTGTCC is from Phlebotomus papatasi isolate M1 chromosome 1, Ppap_2.1, whole genome shotgun sequence and encodes:
- the LOC129800058 gene encoding heterogeneous nuclear ribonucleoprotein H isoform X1 produces the protein MAETSETNIIKLRGLPWNVTVKEIKEFLKDVEFVNGDDGIHLVTSPRDGRPNGEAFVECASEKDFNLAFEYNKNVMGHRYIESMERVDALEFQEEMLKLKSHPTAISEESDTEVVKDTKETNGTNESTQSMEVTESSPGSCPEISGLTISGEATDEDRESKTAEDGAVSAVGTEENPGSVSDKPDGKKEEEKKGTPEKAPEAKKKEDGSAKAQPEKPKCSAKTAKRKEERKRAKLRQRQLAAKYGIPYNSPLFSLFAARPDEFETIMRKQCVVQAETFVKLRGLPYSVSPNEIETFFEGLELKQDRGSIHIVMDNRGRATGEAFVQFVNPDDTEKALKKNREKIGHRYIEIFRSSASEFRRSTFNSARPGPYDRNDRGGLRMGFGGSGGIGMMRNRGNFKGGDRNDGPGGWKNRPFDGFGGGNFNGGGGGGGGPNGGSGFGNFGGYGESLSGHLPNPQHTPVTVSVDQEGGGGGGSGPNFGGNGGNFGNFGAGGGGGGYGGGNGGGSGGNFGGAGGNFGGNSNFGNFGNRGDDFMARNGPGSGGGFGAGGGFNNGGGGGGGGGAGGGGGNFGAMGNRNGGSMGGGNGTWAGGDEGEEGGEEYCVHLRGMPYYCDEQDIYKFFAPLKPINCQVIYNSRGLHSGEADALFATQAEAMAAMSKHKEKMGFRYIELFYNASNNARKRERRF
- the LOC129800058 gene encoding heterogeneous nuclear ribonucleoprotein H isoform X2; translated protein: MAETSETNIIKLRGLPWNVTVKEIKEFLKDVEFVNGDDGIHLVTSPRDGRPNGEAFVECASEKDFNLAFEYNKNVMGHRYIESMERVDALEFQEEMLKLKSHPTAISEESDTEVVKDTKETNGTNESTQSMEVTESSPGSCPEISGLTISGEATDEDRESKTAEDGAVSAVGTEENPGSVSDKPDGKKEEEKKGTPEKAPEAKKKEDGSAKAQPEKPKCSAKTAKRKEERKRAKLRQRQLAAKYGIPYNSPLFSLFAARPDEFETIMRKQCVVQAETFVKLRGLPYSVSPNEIETFFEGLELKQDRGSIHIVMDNRGRATGEAFVQFVNPDDTEKALKKNREKIGHRYIEIFRSSASEFRRSTFNSARPGPYDRNDRGGLRMGFGGSGGIGMMRNRGNFKGGDRNDGPGGWKNRPFDGFGGGNFNGGGGGGGGPNGGSGFGNFGGYEGGGGGGSGPNFGGNGGNFGNFGAGGGGGGYGGGNGGGSGGNFGGAGGNFGGNSNFGNFGNRGDDFMARNGPGSGGGFGAGGGFNNGGGGGGGGGAGGGGGNFGAMGNRNGGSMGGGNGTWAGGDEGEEGGEEYCVHLRGMPYYCDEQDIYKFFAPLKPINCQVIYNSRGLHSGEADALFATQAEAMAAMSKHKEKMGFRYIELFYNASNNARKRERRF
- the LOC129800058 gene encoding heterogeneous nuclear ribonucleoprotein F isoform X3, whose translation is MAETSETNIIKLRGLPWNVTVKEIKEFLKDVEFVNGDDGIHLVTSPRDGRPNGEAFVECASEKDFNLAFEYNKNVMGHRYIESMERVDALEFQEEMLKLKSHPTAISEESDTEVVKDTKETNGTNESTQSMEVTESSPGSCPEISGLTISGEATDEDRESKTAEDGAVSAVGTEENPGSVSDKPDGKKEEEKKGTPEKAPEAKKKEDGSAKAQPEKPKCSAKTAKRKEERKRAKLRQRQLAAKYGIPYNSPLFSLFAARPDEFETIMRKQCVVQAETFVKLRGLPYSVSPNEIETFFEGLELKQDRGSIHIVMDNRGRATGEAFVQFVNPDDTEKALKKNREKIGHRYIEIFRSSASEFRRSTFNSARPGPYDRNDRGGLRMGFGGSGGIGMMRNRGNFKGGDRNDGPGGWKNRPFDGFGGGNFNGGGGGGGGPNGGSGFGNFGGYGGGGGGSGPNFGGNGGNFGNFGAGGGGGGYGGGNGGGSGGNFGGAGGNFGGNSNFGNFGNRGDDFMARNGPGSGGGFGAGGGFNNGGGGGGGGGAGGGGGNFGAMGNRNGGSMGGGNGTWAGGDEGEEGGEEYCVHLRGMPYYCDEQDIYKFFAPLKPINCQVIYNSRGLHSGEADALFATQAEAMAAMSKHKEKMGFRYIELFYNASNNARKRERRF